In Electrophorus electricus isolate fEleEle1 chromosome 6, fEleEle1.pri, whole genome shotgun sequence, a single genomic region encodes these proteins:
- the LOC113586937 gene encoding interleukin-31 receptor subunit alpha isoform X1: MCVRTTVSISYVILIGWTWSLTVLYVSAVLCTCNNKSLCEKQCSATEANKLKCSPRVLGESTVMDYTCQWNVEGYSEYVFLIEQRSCMEKKKSDSFSLRPKRNVTIYAIAESDDHKRCIITKFSSSPELMIHCEPPKNVHFQRSSGQMRVTAEWDNKVSHLERYSLKYKETNTTKWKVVQLQNSKDYVVWNLTSSVSYEMQLQCLTRECPHCPPGEVIRVPQELLGTPDIKEVPGQSHFIHSGQRIVIITWEYVDREAVESYNVTIQKASGEPAVISSYFLQSPTVTLVLCYSAYNISISAFNKAGSSPAAHVLVDDMEDKSDWGVAFNVTMNSNDSFNLSWNSSLSEKYHCYLVEWWEMGEKPKYMSFYQKKSYHEVRTENALFQPYKRYHFLLHVRPYKDTCNLKDANNSEHTYGRTQAYLLEGTPSAAPGNVSIYNITHSSFVITWNPVSEVDLRGFLQGYIIRYINVPDQSGKHVTVEPSVSSYKLLNLKSRTMYSVQLSAYTAAGEGLSNEPLHIDTKPLDSMSMDGMLAGVIGGIITLLLAVHFCCRFLQRSKNWLWPSVPNPCKSNAVQKIDGGQELEMLEPLHWQNLEGTETSVCVVEGTEASLCVADRTEASLCVADRTEASLCVADRTEASLCVADRTEASLCVADRTEASLCVVEFKECPATCPSLTPRDFLKATLIPVIVTESTDDTLIGEPTEPHAASTITDSTANEVFPIDGNTEGSALTPPTDAINTMNTSNTRGTDDVLTVKPNVPIVSDYTTMELFQQISRIAVQSTVNKIGCSETAPSNPEDYMHQALTYTEDLQQ, encoded by the exons atgtgtgttcGCACAACGGTCTCCATTTCTTATG TAATCCTGATTGGATGGACCTGGTCATTAACTGTCCTTTACGTTTCGGCAG TGTTGTGCACATGCAATAACAAAAGCTTATGTGAGAAACAGTGCAGCGCCACTGAAG CAAATAAATTGAAATGCTCACCGAGGGTTCTGGGGGAGTCAACAGTCATGGACTACACCTGCCAGTGGAATGTTGAGGGATACAGCGAATATGTTTTCTTAATAGAGCA gAGGTCatgtatggaaaaaaaaaagtcagattcATTTTCTCTGAGACCTAAAAGAAATGTGACTATATATGCCATAGCTGAGAGTGATGATCACAAAAGATGCATCATCACAAAGTTCAGCAGTTCTCCTGAACTAATGA TACATTGTGAGCCACctaaaaatgtgcattttcagcGAAGTTCTGGCCAAATGAGGGTTACAGCTGAGTGGGATAACAAAGTTAGTCATTTAGAGCGCTATTCTCTGAAATACAAGGAGACCAACACCACAAAGTGGAAAGTG GTGCAGTTGCAGAACAGCAAGGACTATGTTGTGTGGAATCTTACTTCCTCTGTGTCCTATGAGATGCAACTACAGTGTCTCACTAGAGAATGTCCTCACTGTCCCCCGGGTGAGGTCATCAGAGTTCCACAAG AATTGTTAGGCACACCAGACATAAAAGAAGTCCCAGGTCAGTCTCATTTCATCCATTCTGGACAGAGGATAGTAATCATAACGTGGGAG TATGTGGACAGGGAGGCAGTGGAAAGTTATAATGTAACAATTCAGAAGGCATCTGGAGAACCTGCCGTAATAAGCAGTTACTTTCTCCAATCTCCCACCGTCACTCTGGTTCTATGCTACTCTGCTTACAACATCAGCATCAGTGCCTTCAACAAAGCTGGCTCTTCACCTGCTGCACACGTACTTGTAGACGACATGGAAGATAAAAGTG ACTGGGGTGTAGCGTTTAATGTTACCATGAACAGCAATGACAGCTTCAACCTTTCATGGAACAGCTCGCTGTCAGAAAAGTATCACTGCTATTTGGTAGAATGGTGGGAGATGGGAGAAAAACCCAAATACATGTCCTTCTATCAGAAGAAGAGCTACCATGAAGTCAGAACTGAGAATG CATTATTTCAGCCATATAAGAGATACCACTTTTTGCTGCATGTCAGGCCATATAAAGACACCTGCAACCTGAAGGACGCCAACAACAGTGAGCACACCTATGGCAGGACCCAGGCCTACCTCTTGGAAGGAA CACCGTCTGCTGCTCCTGGGAATGTCAGCATCTATAACATTACCCACAGTTCCTTTGTGATTACATGGAATCCAGTGTCTGAGGTGGACCTGCGTGGTTTCTTGCAAGGCTACATTATTCGATACATCAATGTGCCTGACCAGAGTGGAAAAC atgTCACAGTGGAACCCAGTGTGAGCAGCTACAAGTTGCTGAATCTGAAAAGCAGAACTATGTACAGTGTGCAGCTATCTGCATACACAGCTGCAGGAGAGGGTCTAAGCAATGAGCCTTTGCACATCGACACAAAGCCCCTGG ATTCTATGTCTATGGATGGAATGTTGGCAGGAGTCATTGGGGGGATAATCACTTTATTACTGGCTGTTCATTTCTGTTGTCGATTTCTGCAGAG ATCCAAGAACTGGTTATGGCCAAGTGTACCAAATCCTTGTAAAAGCAATGCTGTGCAGAAAATTGATGGAGGGCAGGAACTG GAGATGCTGGAGCCCCTACACTGGCAGAATCTTGAGGGGACTgagacgagtgtgtgtgtagtggaggggACTGAGGCGAGTCTGTGTGTAGCAGATAGGACTGAGGCGAGTCTGTGTGTAGCAGATAGGACTGAGGCGAGTCTGTGTGTAGCAGATAGGACTGAGGCGAGTCTGTGTGTAGCAGATAGGACTGAGGCGAGTCTGTGTGTAGCAGATAGGACTGAGGCGAGTCTGTGTGTAGTGGAGTTCAAGGAATGTCCGGCCACCTGTCCTTCCCTCACTCCTCGGGACTTTTTGAAGGCTACTCTTATCCCGGTCATAGTTACTGAGAGCACTGATGACACCCTCATAGGTGAACCCACCGAGCCACATGCAGCGTCAACCATCACAGACTCCACAGCTAATGAGGTCTTTCCCATAGATGGTAACACAGAAGGTTCTGCACTGACCCCTCCCACTGATGCCATTAACACGATGAACACCTCAAATACAAGAGGAACAGATGATGTCTTAACAGTGAAGCCCAATGTACCCATTGTGAGTGACTACACTACCATGGAGCTATTCCAGCAGATTTCCAGAATTGCAGTTCAGAGCACTGTCAATAAAATAGGCTGCTCAGAGACAGCTCCTTCAAATCCGGAGGACTACATGCACCAGGCACTCACTTACACAGAGGACCTGCAACAATGA
- the LOC113586937 gene encoding interleukin-31 receptor subunit alpha isoform X2, with translation MEKKKSDSFSLRPKRNVTIYAIAESDDHKRCIITKFSSSPELMIHCEPPKNVHFQRSSGQMRVTAEWDNKVSHLERYSLKYKETNTTKWKVVQLQNSKDYVVWNLTSSVSYEMQLQCLTRECPHCPPGEVIRVPQELLGTPDIKEVPGQSHFIHSGQRIVIITWEYVDREAVESYNVTIQKASGEPAVISSYFLQSPTVTLVLCYSAYNISISAFNKAGSSPAAHVLVDDMEDKSDWGVAFNVTMNSNDSFNLSWNSSLSEKYHCYLVEWWEMGEKPKYMSFYQKKSYHEVRTENALFQPYKRYHFLLHVRPYKDTCNLKDANNSEHTYGRTQAYLLEGTPSAAPGNVSIYNITHSSFVITWNPVSEVDLRGFLQGYIIRYINVPDQSGKHVTVEPSVSSYKLLNLKSRTMYSVQLSAYTAAGEGLSNEPLHIDTKPLDSMSMDGMLAGVIGGIITLLLAVHFCCRFLQRSKNWLWPSVPNPCKSNAVQKIDGGQELEMLEPLHWQNLEGTETSVCVVEGTEASLCVADRTEASLCVADRTEASLCVADRTEASLCVADRTEASLCVADRTEASLCVVEFKECPATCPSLTPRDFLKATLIPVIVTESTDDTLIGEPTEPHAASTITDSTANEVFPIDGNTEGSALTPPTDAINTMNTSNTRGTDDVLTVKPNVPIVSDYTTMELFQQISRIAVQSTVNKIGCSETAPSNPEDYMHQALTYTEDLQQ, from the exons atggaaaaaaaaaagtcagattcATTTTCTCTGAGACCTAAAAGAAATGTGACTATATATGCCATAGCTGAGAGTGATGATCACAAAAGATGCATCATCACAAAGTTCAGCAGTTCTCCTGAACTAATGA TACATTGTGAGCCACctaaaaatgtgcattttcagcGAAGTTCTGGCCAAATGAGGGTTACAGCTGAGTGGGATAACAAAGTTAGTCATTTAGAGCGCTATTCTCTGAAATACAAGGAGACCAACACCACAAAGTGGAAAGTG GTGCAGTTGCAGAACAGCAAGGACTATGTTGTGTGGAATCTTACTTCCTCTGTGTCCTATGAGATGCAACTACAGTGTCTCACTAGAGAATGTCCTCACTGTCCCCCGGGTGAGGTCATCAGAGTTCCACAAG AATTGTTAGGCACACCAGACATAAAAGAAGTCCCAGGTCAGTCTCATTTCATCCATTCTGGACAGAGGATAGTAATCATAACGTGGGAG TATGTGGACAGGGAGGCAGTGGAAAGTTATAATGTAACAATTCAGAAGGCATCTGGAGAACCTGCCGTAATAAGCAGTTACTTTCTCCAATCTCCCACCGTCACTCTGGTTCTATGCTACTCTGCTTACAACATCAGCATCAGTGCCTTCAACAAAGCTGGCTCTTCACCTGCTGCACACGTACTTGTAGACGACATGGAAGATAAAAGTG ACTGGGGTGTAGCGTTTAATGTTACCATGAACAGCAATGACAGCTTCAACCTTTCATGGAACAGCTCGCTGTCAGAAAAGTATCACTGCTATTTGGTAGAATGGTGGGAGATGGGAGAAAAACCCAAATACATGTCCTTCTATCAGAAGAAGAGCTACCATGAAGTCAGAACTGAGAATG CATTATTTCAGCCATATAAGAGATACCACTTTTTGCTGCATGTCAGGCCATATAAAGACACCTGCAACCTGAAGGACGCCAACAACAGTGAGCACACCTATGGCAGGACCCAGGCCTACCTCTTGGAAGGAA CACCGTCTGCTGCTCCTGGGAATGTCAGCATCTATAACATTACCCACAGTTCCTTTGTGATTACATGGAATCCAGTGTCTGAGGTGGACCTGCGTGGTTTCTTGCAAGGCTACATTATTCGATACATCAATGTGCCTGACCAGAGTGGAAAAC atgTCACAGTGGAACCCAGTGTGAGCAGCTACAAGTTGCTGAATCTGAAAAGCAGAACTATGTACAGTGTGCAGCTATCTGCATACACAGCTGCAGGAGAGGGTCTAAGCAATGAGCCTTTGCACATCGACACAAAGCCCCTGG ATTCTATGTCTATGGATGGAATGTTGGCAGGAGTCATTGGGGGGATAATCACTTTATTACTGGCTGTTCATTTCTGTTGTCGATTTCTGCAGAG ATCCAAGAACTGGTTATGGCCAAGTGTACCAAATCCTTGTAAAAGCAATGCTGTGCAGAAAATTGATGGAGGGCAGGAACTG GAGATGCTGGAGCCCCTACACTGGCAGAATCTTGAGGGGACTgagacgagtgtgtgtgtagtggaggggACTGAGGCGAGTCTGTGTGTAGCAGATAGGACTGAGGCGAGTCTGTGTGTAGCAGATAGGACTGAGGCGAGTCTGTGTGTAGCAGATAGGACTGAGGCGAGTCTGTGTGTAGCAGATAGGACTGAGGCGAGTCTGTGTGTAGCAGATAGGACTGAGGCGAGTCTGTGTGTAGTGGAGTTCAAGGAATGTCCGGCCACCTGTCCTTCCCTCACTCCTCGGGACTTTTTGAAGGCTACTCTTATCCCGGTCATAGTTACTGAGAGCACTGATGACACCCTCATAGGTGAACCCACCGAGCCACATGCAGCGTCAACCATCACAGACTCCACAGCTAATGAGGTCTTTCCCATAGATGGTAACACAGAAGGTTCTGCACTGACCCCTCCCACTGATGCCATTAACACGATGAACACCTCAAATACAAGAGGAACAGATGATGTCTTAACAGTGAAGCCCAATGTACCCATTGTGAGTGACTACACTACCATGGAGCTATTCCAGCAGATTTCCAGAATTGCAGTTCAGAGCACTGTCAATAAAATAGGCTGCTCAGAGACAGCTCCTTCAAATCCGGAGGACTACATGCACCAGGCACTCACTTACACAGAGGACCTGCAACAATGA